In Prosthecomicrobium sp. N25, one DNA window encodes the following:
- a CDS encoding glycosyltransferase family protein — protein sequence MTRRLDHARILMYSHDTFGLGHLRRCRTIAHSLVEEFRGLNVLIISGAPIAGAFDYRARVDFLKIPSVIKRRNGEYTSLAQHVDLADTMEMRRRMIFNAAQTFQPDMMIVDKEPLGLDGEVEDTLAYLKTIGTTLVLGLREVMDAPDLLRREWTPKGMLSKVAALYDDIWVYGPPDFYNPLVGLDVPASVSAKLDFVGFLQRAVPEADLARPKPDSEYILVTTGGGGDGADLVQAVIGAYEAVPGMPRAVVVLGPYMPMEQRKALMARAAPIETLSVVEFEPHMEALIAGSAAVVAMGGYNTYCEILSFDKPALIVPRLQPRQEQLVRALRARELGLIGMMLPDEAADPVRMAAALKALPGRTPPSKVRQDLRLEGLSRINEIVGARLARPVLSIVQSAT from the coding sequence ATGACCCGCCGCCTCGACCACGCCCGCATCCTCATGTACAGCCACGATACCTTCGGCCTCGGGCACCTTCGCCGATGCCGGACGATCGCCCACTCGCTGGTCGAGGAATTCCGGGGCCTGAACGTCCTCATCATCTCCGGCGCGCCCATCGCGGGAGCCTTCGACTACCGCGCCCGCGTCGACTTCCTGAAGATCCCGAGCGTCATTAAGCGCCGCAACGGCGAGTACACCTCGCTCGCCCAGCATGTCGACCTCGCCGACACCATGGAGATGCGGCGGCGCATGATCTTCAATGCCGCCCAGACCTTCCAGCCCGACATGATGATCGTCGACAAGGAGCCCCTCGGCTTGGACGGCGAGGTCGAGGACACGCTCGCCTACCTGAAGACGATCGGCACGACCCTGGTCCTCGGCCTGCGCGAGGTGATGGACGCCCCCGACCTGCTCCGCCGCGAATGGACGCCGAAGGGCATGCTCTCCAAGGTCGCAGCCCTCTACGACGACATTTGGGTCTACGGCCCGCCGGACTTCTACAACCCCCTGGTCGGACTCGACGTGCCGGCCTCGGTCTCCGCCAAGCTCGACTTCGTCGGCTTCCTGCAGCGCGCCGTGCCCGAGGCCGACCTCGCCCGGCCCAAGCCCGATTCCGAGTACATCCTGGTCACCACCGGCGGCGGCGGCGACGGGGCCGACCTCGTCCAGGCGGTGATCGGCGCCTACGAGGCGGTTCCCGGCATGCCCCGGGCCGTCGTGGTCCTCGGCCCCTACATGCCGATGGAGCAGCGCAAGGCGCTGATGGCGCGCGCCGCCCCCATAGAGACGCTGTCGGTCGTCGAGTTCGAACCCCACATGGAGGCGCTGATCGCCGGCTCGGCGGCCGTCGTCGCCATGGGCGGCTACAACACCTATTGCGAGATCCTCTCCTTCGACAAGCCGGCCCTTATCGTGCCGCGCCTGCAGCCGCGCCAGGAGCAGCTCGTCCGCGCCCTGCGCGCCCGCGAACTGGGTCTGATCGGCATGATGCTCCCCGACGAGGCGGCCGACCCCGTCCGCATGGCCGCCGCCCTGAAGGCGCTTCCGGGCCGCACGCCGCCCTCCAAGGTCAGGCAGGACCTGCGCCTCGAGGGCCTCTCCCGCATCAACGAGATCGTCGGCGCCCGCCTGGCCCGGCCCGTGCTGAGCATCGTCCAGAGCGCCACATGA
- a CDS encoding glycosyltransferase: protein MTGPGPRRIVVVLKGYPRLSETFVAQELLGLERSGFDLAIVALRRPTDKLVHPVHKEIRAPVLYLPEYLHDEPLRVLGALMRALARPGFRRALGRFLTDLRHDFTLNRIRRFGQALVLAAEWPAGGDWIYAHFIHTPASVAAYASDLVGVPWSCSAHARDIWTSGKADLAGKLGHARWVVTCTRAGLDRLRELTGRPQAVHLSYHGFDFARFPPFAGRRPPRDGTDPADPVLILSVGRAVAKKGYGVLLDALTRLPAATAWRMIHVGSGEELADLKRRAEALGIAPRIEWRGALAQEEVLRLYRQADLFTLACRVAEDGDRDGLPNVLMEASSQRLVSVTTNVSGIPELLADGVTGLIVPPDDPAALAAALAAAIADPALRARLGAAAEERVRRAFDHSRSIADIAGLFRETAGAGA, encoded by the coding sequence ATGACCGGCCCCGGCCCCCGCCGCATCGTCGTGGTCCTCAAGGGATACCCGCGCCTCTCCGAGACCTTCGTGGCCCAGGAGCTGCTCGGTCTGGAGCGGTCCGGCTTCGACCTCGCCATCGTGGCCCTGCGCCGGCCGACCGACAAGCTCGTCCATCCGGTGCACAAGGAGATCCGCGCGCCGGTCCTCTACCTGCCCGAATATCTGCACGACGAGCCGCTGCGGGTCCTCGGCGCCCTCATGCGGGCGCTGGCCCGGCCGGGCTTCCGGCGCGCCCTCGGCCGGTTCCTCACCGACCTGCGGCACGACTTCACACTGAACCGCATCCGGCGCTTCGGCCAGGCGCTCGTGCTCGCCGCCGAATGGCCGGCCGGCGGCGACTGGATCTACGCGCATTTCATCCACACGCCGGCCTCGGTCGCCGCCTACGCGAGCGATCTCGTCGGCGTGCCCTGGAGCTGCTCGGCCCACGCCCGCGACATCTGGACCTCCGGCAAGGCCGACCTCGCCGGCAAGCTCGGTCACGCCCGCTGGGTGGTGACCTGCACGCGCGCCGGGCTCGACCGCCTGCGCGAGCTCACCGGCCGCCCGCAGGCCGTGCACCTCAGCTATCACGGCTTCGACTTCGCCCGCTTCCCGCCCTTCGCCGGCCGGCGCCCGCCGCGCGACGGCACCGACCCGGCCGATCCGGTCCTGATCCTGAGCGTTGGGCGGGCGGTCGCCAAGAAGGGCTACGGCGTCCTCCTCGACGCGCTCACCCGCCTGCCCGCCGCGACGGCCTGGCGGATGATCCACGTCGGCTCCGGCGAGGAACTCGCCGACCTGAAGCGCCGCGCCGAGGCGCTCGGCATCGCGCCCCGCATCGAGTGGCGCGGCGCGCTCGCCCAGGAGGAGGTGCTGCGCCTCTACCGCCAGGCGGACCTCTTCACGCTCGCCTGCCGGGTCGCCGAGGACGGCGATCGCGACGGCCTGCCCAACGTCCTCATGGAGGCTTCCAGCCAGCGCCTCGTCTCGGTCACCACCAATGTCTCCGGCATCCCGGAACTCCTCGCCGACGGCGTCACCGGCCTGATCGTCCCCCCGGACGACCCGGCCGCGCTCGCCGCGGCGCTCGCCGCCGCCATCGCGGACCCGGCGCTCCGCGCGCGGCTCGGCGCCGCCGCCGAGGAGCGCGTCCGCCGCGCTTTCGACCACAGCCGCAGCATCGCCGACATCGCCGGACTGTTCCGCGAGACGGCGGGAGCCGGCGCATGA
- a CDS encoding glycosyltransferase family protein, giving the protein MSGPSLFFYVQHLLGVGHLARASRIAEAAGRKGMAVTLALGGMPVPGFPPAGAATVRLPPIRSRDAAFSVMVDEDDRPLDAAFEARRRDILLDAFDRSGADVLMIEAWPFGRRKLAFELVPLLERAAARRPRPLVVCSVRDIVQANRRPDRLAETVDLIRSRFDLVLVHGDPAFARLEAGFPRARDFEDRIRYTGLVAATPEPPAAEAWDVVVSAGGGAFGRGLVEAALAAARRLPPDLRMLVLTGPNLREADRSALAAGAPANVRVEAFRPDFRALLAAARVSVSQAGYNTVCDLLQTRCEIILVPFRGDHETEQADRAERLRKLGAARVVEEARLGTESLAGAIRAALAGPPIPRPHIDLGGADRTIDILAEAAGRAARSSRSA; this is encoded by the coding sequence ATGAGCGGCCCGTCCCTCTTCTTCTATGTCCAGCACCTGCTCGGGGTCGGCCACCTGGCGCGGGCAAGCCGCATCGCGGAGGCCGCCGGGCGGAAGGGGATGGCCGTCACGCTCGCCCTCGGCGGCATGCCCGTCCCGGGCTTCCCGCCGGCCGGCGCCGCGACCGTCCGCCTGCCGCCGATCCGCTCGCGGGACGCCGCCTTCTCGGTGATGGTGGACGAGGACGACCGGCCCCTCGACGCCGCCTTCGAGGCCCGCCGCCGCGACATCCTGCTCGACGCCTTCGACCGCTCCGGCGCCGACGTGCTGATGATCGAGGCCTGGCCCTTCGGCCGGCGCAAGCTCGCCTTCGAACTGGTCCCGCTCCTCGAGCGTGCCGCCGCCCGCCGCCCGCGGCCGTTGGTCGTCTGCTCGGTCCGCGACATCGTCCAGGCGAACCGCCGCCCCGATCGCCTCGCCGAGACCGTCGACCTGATCCGCAGCCGCTTTGACCTGGTGCTCGTCCACGGCGACCCCGCCTTCGCGCGGCTCGAGGCGGGCTTCCCGCGGGCGCGCGATTTCGAGGACCGCATCCGCTACACCGGGCTCGTCGCCGCGACCCCCGAGCCGCCTGCCGCGGAGGCCTGGGACGTCGTCGTCTCCGCCGGCGGCGGCGCCTTCGGCAGGGGGCTCGTCGAGGCCGCCCTGGCGGCGGCGCGCAGGCTGCCCCCGGACCTGCGCATGCTCGTGCTGACCGGCCCCAATCTCCGCGAGGCCGATCGGTCCGCGCTCGCCGCCGGCGCGCCCGCCAACGTCCGCGTGGAGGCTTTCCGGCCGGATTTCCGCGCCCTTCTGGCCGCGGCGCGCGTCTCCGTCTCGCAAGCCGGCTACAACACGGTCTGCGACCTCCTCCAGACCCGCTGCGAGATCATCCTGGTCCCCTTCCGCGGCGATCACGAAACCGAGCAGGCCGACCGCGCCGAGCGCCTGCGCAAGCTCGGCGCCGCGCGGGTGGTCGAGGAGGCGCGGCTCGGCACGGAGAGCCTGGCGGGCGCCATCCGGGCGGCCCTCGCCGGCCCGCCGATCCCCCGTCCGCACATCGACCTCGGCGGCGCGGACCGCACCATCGACATTCTCGCGGAGGCGGCCGGCCGGGCGGCTAGGTCGTCCCGATCAGCATGA
- a CDS encoding class I SAM-dependent methyltransferase — MAEDWRDVCFDLTRGIAAYTGNALVRDLARTVGRHPQVRIGTAFNRKQVASKLWARDSLLATLGGRFGTILIVGGWYGVLAAMLFDDPRFEVERIESLDIDPEVAAVATTLNGRAGDRFSARTGDMYAADYQSAPADLVVNTSCEHIADLRGWLDLLPSGSRVLLQSNDYFREPTHIASVPSLADFQALAGLSEVRFAGALPTRNYTRFMLIGTT; from the coding sequence ATGGCCGAGGACTGGCGCGACGTCTGCTTCGATCTCACCAGGGGCATCGCGGCCTATACGGGCAACGCGCTCGTCCGCGACCTCGCGCGCACCGTGGGGCGCCACCCTCAGGTCCGGATCGGGACGGCGTTCAACCGTAAGCAGGTCGCCAGCAAGCTCTGGGCGCGCGACTCGCTGTTGGCGACCCTCGGCGGGCGCTTCGGCACGATCCTGATCGTCGGCGGCTGGTACGGGGTGCTCGCCGCGATGCTGTTCGACGATCCGCGCTTCGAGGTCGAACGCATCGAGAGCCTGGACATCGACCCGGAGGTCGCCGCAGTGGCGACGACGCTCAACGGGCGGGCGGGCGATCGCTTCTCGGCGCGGACGGGGGACATGTACGCGGCCGACTACCAGAGCGCGCCGGCGGACCTCGTCGTCAACACGAGCTGCGAGCACATCGCTGACCTGCGCGGCTGGCTCGACCTGCTGCCGTCCGGGAGCCGGGTGCTCCTGCAGTCGAACGATTACTTCCGCGAACCCACCCATATCGCCTCCGTGCCGTCCCTGGCCGATTTCCAGGCGCTTGCCGGCCTCTCCGAGGTACGCTTCGCGGGCGCGCTGCCGACCCGCAACTACACCCGCTTCATGCTGATCGGGACGACCTAG
- a CDS encoding ABC transporter transmembrane domain-containing protein produces the protein MEPVLARYIWRHTRPQQLWILSVVALSMIPYFLSFDLPKQIISGPLQGKGFPDPTSTATMFRIAFDLPLVGHVVLFDGVALDRMQALLGLSIVFLLLVVVNGAFKFYINTYKGRLGERMLRRIRFELVDRVLRHGPSYFKRVKPAEVATMVKDEVEPLGGFIGDAFVLPLLLAGQALTALIFIVVQNHWLGIVATSVVTLQVLIIPKMRKRLLRLGRERQLTARELSGRVAEIVESINAIQTNDTSNWERAEIGARLARIFHIRYDLYQWKFLVKFLNNFLAQLTPFLFYLIGGYLVVKGRLDVGQLVAVIAAYKDLPGPLKDLIDWDQNRQDVQVKYAQVVEQFDVRDILPPESQALTTEPRPLGRPLAVENLTLIDETGARLLDSTSLAFRPGQTVAVVGTPGSGGEALVDALARVIWPTTGRVVAGSEDLQRLPQSVTGRRIAYAGPEAHLFAGSILENLVYGLKHAPVAEPIYDAAEARRRKWEMAEAMKAGNPVLDVRADWIDYRLAGVEDAGRLFDALEPLLETVGMAGDVFEIGLRTSIDPEHHLDIPPRVVAARAKLRRRMEELGMAELVIPFQEGAYNPEATVAENLLFGTATGPELETSTLAANPYLRGILETSGLDRRLYDLGFEVAENAVELFRDVAIDHSMLQQLSIAGEQDLQALRAIVQRRDGRDMDRADEADRRQLLQLAFAYIEPRLRFGLLDDDLMARIVEAREIFHADLPTPLANGLERYDSERFNRSATLLDNALFGRVGHHYSDASRRVTALVLEIFRELGLYRMVVGVGLRFGIGPGGRRVTLGLRQKINLARALLKRPDYLLLNRPLAALDGRVQEQILANVLAYRRSTGADGGVVWALSMPSLAKHFDRVIVFDGASLAEDGEYDDLVQTEGVLKRLVS, from the coding sequence GTGGAGCCGGTCCTCGCCCGCTACATCTGGCGTCACACCAGGCCACAGCAGCTCTGGATCCTGAGCGTCGTGGCGCTTTCGATGATCCCCTACTTCCTGTCCTTCGACCTGCCGAAGCAGATCATCAGCGGCCCGCTGCAGGGCAAGGGCTTCCCGGACCCGACCTCCACCGCCACGATGTTCCGGATCGCCTTCGACCTGCCGCTGGTCGGGCATGTCGTGCTGTTCGACGGCGTCGCCCTCGACCGCATGCAGGCGCTGCTCGGGCTCAGCATCGTCTTCCTGCTGCTGGTCGTCGTGAACGGCGCCTTCAAGTTCTACATCAACACCTACAAGGGCCGCCTCGGCGAGCGCATGCTCCGCCGCATCCGCTTCGAGCTCGTCGACCGGGTCCTGCGCCACGGCCCCAGCTACTTCAAGCGCGTCAAGCCGGCCGAGGTCGCCACGATGGTCAAGGACGAGGTGGAGCCGCTCGGCGGCTTCATCGGCGACGCCTTCGTGCTACCGCTGCTCCTCGCCGGGCAGGCGCTGACGGCCCTCATCTTCATCGTCGTCCAGAACCACTGGCTCGGCATCGTCGCGACCTCCGTGGTCACGCTTCAGGTCCTGATCATCCCGAAGATGCGCAAGCGGCTCCTGCGGCTCGGCCGGGAACGCCAGCTGACCGCCCGCGAACTCTCGGGCCGCGTCGCCGAGATCGTCGAGAGCATCAACGCGATCCAAACCAACGACACGTCAAACTGGGAACGGGCCGAGATCGGCGCTCGCCTGGCCCGCATCTTCCACATCCGCTACGACCTCTACCAGTGGAAGTTCCTGGTCAAGTTCCTGAACAACTTCCTGGCCCAGCTGACGCCTTTCCTCTTCTACCTGATCGGCGGCTACCTCGTCGTGAAGGGACGCCTCGACGTCGGCCAGCTCGTCGCCGTCATCGCCGCCTACAAGGACCTTCCGGGCCCGCTCAAGGACCTGATCGACTGGGACCAGAATCGCCAGGACGTACAGGTCAAGTACGCCCAGGTGGTCGAGCAGTTCGACGTCCGGGACATCCTGCCGCCCGAGAGCCAGGCGCTGACCACGGAGCCCCGCCCGCTCGGCCGGCCCCTGGCGGTCGAGAACCTGACCCTCATCGACGAAACCGGCGCCCGCCTGCTCGACAGCACCTCGCTCGCCTTCCGGCCCGGCCAGACCGTCGCGGTCGTCGGCACGCCCGGGAGCGGCGGGGAGGCGCTGGTCGATGCCCTGGCCCGGGTGATCTGGCCCACCACCGGCCGGGTTGTGGCCGGGTCCGAGGATTTGCAGAGGCTCCCGCAGTCGGTCACCGGCCGCCGCATCGCCTATGCGGGGCCGGAAGCCCATCTCTTCGCGGGCAGCATACTCGAGAACCTCGTCTACGGCCTGAAGCATGCGCCCGTCGCCGAGCCCATCTACGACGCCGCCGAGGCCAGGCGCCGGAAATGGGAGATGGCCGAGGCCATGAAAGCCGGGAACCCGGTGCTCGACGTGCGCGCCGACTGGATCGACTACCGGCTCGCCGGAGTCGAGGATGCAGGCCGCCTCTTCGACGCGCTCGAGCCGCTGCTCGAGACGGTCGGCATGGCCGGCGACGTCTTCGAGATCGGCCTCAGGACCTCCATCGACCCGGAGCACCACCTCGACATCCCGCCCCGGGTCGTCGCCGCCCGCGCCAAGCTGCGCCGTCGCATGGAGGAGCTCGGCATGGCCGAGCTGGTCATCCCGTTCCAGGAGGGCGCCTACAATCCGGAGGCGACGGTCGCCGAGAACCTGCTCTTCGGCACGGCCACCGGCCCGGAGCTGGAGACCTCGACCCTCGCCGCGAATCCCTACCTGCGCGGCATCCTGGAGACCTCCGGTCTCGACCGGCGCCTCTACGACCTCGGCTTCGAGGTCGCCGAGAACGCCGTCGAACTCTTCCGCGACGTTGCGATCGACCATTCCATGCTCCAGCAGCTCTCCATCGCCGGCGAGCAGGACCTGCAGGCGCTGCGCGCCATCGTGCAGCGCCGCGACGGCCGCGATATGGACCGCGCCGACGAAGCCGATCGCCGGCAGCTCCTGCAGCTCGCCTTCGCGTATATCGAGCCCCGGCTCCGCTTCGGCCTGCTCGACGACGACCTGATGGCGCGTATCGTCGAGGCTCGCGAGATCTTCCACGCCGACCTGCCCACCCCCCTCGCCAACGGGCTGGAGCGCTACGACTCGGAACGCTTCAACCGCTCGGCGACGCTCCTGGACAACGCGCTCTTCGGGCGCGTCGGCCACCACTACTCGGACGCGAGCCGGCGCGTGACCGCGCTGGTGTTGGAGATCTTCCGCGAACTCGGCCTCTACCGGATGGTCGTCGGCGTGGGGCTCCGCTTCGGCATCGGGCCGGGCGGGCGGCGCGTCACGCTGGGCCTCCGGCAGAAGATCAATCTCGCCCGAGCCTTGTTGAAACGGCCTGACTACCTGCTGCTCAACCGGCCGCTCGCGGCGCTGGACGGTCGCGTCCAGGAACAGATCCTGGCGAACGTGCTCGCCTACCGACGCTCGACCGGAGCCGATGGCGGTGTCGTCTGGGCCCTATCCATGCCGAGCCTCGCGAAACATTTCGACCGTGTTATCGTCTTCGACGGGGCGAGCCTGGCGGAGGACGGCGAATACGACGATCTGGTGCAGACAGAGGGCGTTCTGAAACGCCTGGTGAGCTGA
- a CDS encoding cyclic nucleotide-binding domain-containing protein translates to MTLKDEVELLRRVPLFAGIEPAKLKLLAFSSRRLRFQPGEVVFRQGDTGDAAYVVLSGSADVIVDTPAGEIHVATIASNDIVGEISILCDVTRTATVRAHGALEVLRIQKDDFLRLLEGFPSLALKIIKVLADRLADTTAELIDARSVRRS, encoded by the coding sequence ATGACTCTGAAGGACGAAGTCGAACTCCTCAGGCGAGTCCCGCTCTTCGCGGGCATAGAGCCGGCGAAGCTCAAGCTTCTCGCCTTCTCGTCGCGCCGCCTGCGTTTCCAGCCTGGCGAGGTGGTGTTCCGGCAGGGCGACACCGGCGATGCGGCCTATGTGGTGCTGAGCGGATCGGCGGACGTGATCGTCGACACGCCGGCCGGCGAGATCCATGTGGCGACCATCGCGTCGAACGACATCGTCGGCGAGATCTCGATCCTGTGCGACGTCACCCGCACCGCGACCGTCCGCGCCCATGGCGCCCTCGAGGTGTTGCGCATCCAGAAGGACGACTTCCTGCGCCTGCTGGAGGGCTTCCCGTCGCTCGCCCTGAAGATCATCAAGGTGCTGGCCGACCGCCTCGCCGATACCACCGCGGAACTGATCGACGCCCGCTCCGTCCGCAGGTCCTGA
- a CDS encoding adenylate/guanylate cyclase domain-containing protein has translation MTGGHNAGILFGDIVDSMQLYETFGDRAALDAIDGCLGAIGEVVRRFDGTVVKTIGDELMAAFPDALGGSLAARAVQERVEGLPPLRAPDSTAKLRLRIGFVFGPVIEDRGDYFGDTVNVASRLVRIARPGQIMTTLDTVALLPPPHRAATRQLADQFVKGRSEELSVVEMLWQKERDLTHVVRMAGERSIGPGSNRKLVLTIGDRRWVFDDNHGRIELGRDRACEVPLADANASRRHATLERRRGQWVLTDHSTNGTYVTLADADEIELCREDLILIGSGRISFGHPAADADPAELLSFQLA, from the coding sequence ATGACGGGCGGGCACAACGCCGGGATCCTGTTCGGCGACATCGTCGACAGCATGCAGCTCTACGAGACGTTCGGCGACAGGGCGGCGCTCGACGCGATCGACGGCTGCCTCGGCGCGATCGGCGAGGTGGTGCGTCGGTTCGACGGCACCGTCGTCAAGACGATCGGCGACGAGTTGATGGCCGCTTTTCCGGACGCCCTCGGCGGGTCGCTGGCAGCGCGGGCCGTGCAGGAGCGGGTCGAGGGGCTGCCGCCGCTCAGGGCGCCGGACAGCACGGCCAAGCTGCGGCTGCGGATCGGCTTCGTGTTCGGCCCGGTGATCGAGGACCGGGGCGACTATTTCGGCGATACCGTGAACGTCGCCTCGCGGCTGGTGCGGATCGCCCGGCCTGGGCAGATCATGACGACGCTGGACACCGTGGCGCTGCTGCCGCCGCCGCACCGGGCGGCGACGCGGCAGCTCGCCGACCAGTTCGTGAAGGGGCGCAGCGAGGAGCTCAGCGTCGTGGAGATGCTGTGGCAGAAGGAGCGCGACCTCACCCACGTGGTCCGGATGGCGGGCGAGCGGTCGATCGGCCCGGGCTCGAATCGCAAGCTCGTCCTGACCATCGGGGACCGGCGCTGGGTGTTCGACGACAACCACGGCCGGATCGAGCTCGGGCGCGACCGGGCCTGCGAGGTGCCGCTCGCCGACGCCAACGCATCACGCCGGCACGCCACCCTGGAGCGGCGGCGCGGGCAGTGGGTGCTGACGGACCACAGCACCAACGGCACCTACGTGACGCTCGCGGACGCCGACGAGATCGAACTTTGCCGCGAAGACCTCATCCTGATCGGGTCCGGCCGGATCAGCTTCGGGCATCCGGCGGCGGACGCTGACCCTGCCGAGCTCCTGTCCTTCCAGCTCGCCTGA
- a CDS encoding amidohydrolase family protein — translation MAELIVQARHLVTGAADRHTPIVVDDGAVLARDGVVVATGSLDEMVKLAPTAPVKKYPKHAMLPGFVNSHHHVGITPLQHGSPDHPLELWFASRIPARRIDLYLDTLYSAFEMIASGITTVQHIHGWMPGGYGAIHEAATKVLTGYRTIGMRASYCYAVREQNRLVYQADEEFCASLPKELGARLQAYLTTQVMPFADFMRLFDQLTAENAGQRLTRVQLAPANLHWVSDDGLLAMQEKSKATGAPMHMHLLETALQKEYAYRRTGKTAVRHLHDLGLLGPHMTLGHGVWLTAEDIDIAADTGTCICHNCSSNFRLRSGLAPLNVWEAKGINVGMGLDEAGINEDRDMLQELKLALRVHRTPGFDDDVPTPTQIFRMASEGGAKTTAFGSSIGRLDPGRFFDAVLIDVDQAFYPYQDADIPMLDALVQRAHSRHVSAVYVDGEVVYADGKFTKVDRDAVLAEIHDLLARPRTPEEVARRQLGFDVFPHVKKFYEGYIRDEPRKPFYEASSSV, via the coding sequence ATGGCAGAACTGATCGTCCAGGCCCGCCACCTCGTGACCGGCGCCGCGGACCGCCACACGCCCATCGTGGTCGACGACGGCGCCGTGCTGGCGCGCGACGGCGTGGTGGTGGCGACCGGCTCGCTCGACGAGATGGTGAAGCTCGCGCCTACGGCGCCGGTGAAGAAATATCCGAAGCACGCGATGCTGCCGGGCTTTGTGAACTCGCACCACCACGTGGGGATCACGCCGCTGCAGCACGGGTCGCCAGACCATCCGCTGGAGCTGTGGTTCGCGAGCCGCATCCCGGCGCGGCGGATCGACCTCTACCTGGACACGCTCTACTCCGCCTTCGAGATGATCGCCTCGGGCATCACCACGGTGCAGCACATCCACGGCTGGATGCCGGGCGGCTACGGGGCGATCCACGAAGCGGCCACCAAGGTCCTGACCGGCTACCGGACGATCGGGATGCGGGCCTCCTACTGCTACGCGGTGCGCGAGCAGAACCGGCTCGTCTACCAGGCCGACGAGGAATTCTGCGCGAGCCTGCCGAAGGAGCTCGGGGCACGGCTCCAGGCCTACCTGACCACGCAGGTGATGCCCTTCGCGGACTTCATGCGGCTCTTCGACCAGCTCACCGCCGAGAATGCCGGGCAGCGCCTCACCCGGGTCCAGCTGGCGCCCGCGAACCTGCACTGGGTGTCAGACGACGGCCTGCTCGCCATGCAGGAGAAGTCCAAGGCGACCGGCGCGCCCATGCACATGCACCTCCTGGAGACCGCGCTCCAGAAGGAATACGCCTACCGGCGGACCGGCAAGACCGCCGTCCGGCACCTCCACGACCTCGGCCTCCTCGGTCCACACATGACGCTCGGCCACGGCGTCTGGCTGACCGCCGAGGACATCGACATCGCGGCCGACACGGGCACCTGCATCTGCCACAACTGCTCTTCCAACTTCCGCCTGCGCTCCGGGCTCGCGCCGCTCAACGTCTGGGAGGCGAAGGGCATCAACGTCGGGATGGGGCTCGACGAGGCCGGCATCAACGAGGACCGGGACATGCTGCAGGAGCTGAAGCTGGCGCTTCGGGTCCACCGTACGCCGGGCTTCGACGACGACGTGCCGACGCCGACCCAGATCTTCCGCATGGCGAGCGAGGGCGGCGCCAAGACGACCGCCTTCGGGTCGTCGATCGGCCGGCTCGACCCAGGCCGCTTCTTCGACGCGGTCCTGATCGACGTCGACCAGGCCTTCTACCCCTACCAGGACGCCGACATCCCGATGCTCGACGCGCTCGTGCAGCGTGCGCACAGCCGGCACGTCTCCGCGGTCTACGTGGACGGCGAGGTCGTCTATGCGGACGGCAAGTTCACCAAGGTCGACCGCGACGCGGTGCTGGCCGAGATCCACGACCTGCTCGCCAGGCCGCGCACGCCCGAAGAGGTCGCCCGCCGCCAGCTCGGCTTCGACGTATTCCCGCATGTGAAGAAGTTCTACGAAGGCTACATCCGGGACGAGCCGCGCAAGCCCTTCTACGAGGCCTCCTCGTCGGTCTGA
- a CDS encoding carbon-nitrogen hydrolase family protein: protein MTSEPFRIGAVAIGPAGRDPAPLRAEAEAGIRRAAGAGARLVVLPELFAWPYAAAEDPAAWPVAEPGDGPTSRWAARLAIQHEVGILWGAAIERTGGLPVNAARLARPDGRVETVAAKIHLPPASREDLYGEADHFSAGPPRVTAFTFGPVRVAPLVCYDRRFPECWGAAAAAGADVVAVLVAGPAPGDPPGFFRGELATHARSNAVYAIAAARFGTETVTGRPVAHDGETVAVRPDGHVVLAAAPPGEPLVLLDVDAGRLAAARDGNPTARRLRVGGAPTQDPAFQGETPWQN, encoded by the coding sequence ATGACGAGCGAACCCTTCCGGATCGGCGCGGTCGCCATCGGCCCCGCCGGACGAGACCCCGCGCCCCTGCGCGCCGAGGCGGAAGCCGGCATCCGCCGTGCGGCCGGGGCCGGCGCGCGCCTCGTCGTCCTGCCGGAGCTTTTCGCCTGGCCCTATGCGGCGGCGGAGGATCCGGCGGCGTGGCCGGTGGCTGAGCCGGGCGACGGCCCGACCAGCCGCTGGGCGGCCCGACTGGCGATCCAGCACGAGGTCGGCATCCTGTGGGGCGCCGCCATCGAGCGGACCGGCGGGCTGCCGGTGAACGCCGCCCGCCTCGCCCGGCCGGACGGGCGGGTCGAGACGGTCGCGGCCAAGATCCACCTGCCGCCCGCGTCGCGGGAAGACCTGTACGGCGAGGCGGACCACTTCTCGGCAGGTCCGCCGCGCGTCACCGCCTTCACGTTCGGCCCCGTCAGGGTCGCGCCGCTCGTCTGCTACGACCGGCGCTTCCCCGAATGCTGGGGCGCGGCCGCGGCCGCCGGCGCGGACGTGGTGGCGGTCCTGGTCGCGGGTCCGGCGCCCGGCGACCCGCCCGGCTTCTTCCGCGGCGAACTCGCCACCCATGCCCGCTCGAACGCCGTCTACGCGATCGCGGCGGCGCGCTTCGGCACCGAGACCGTGACGGGCCGGCCCGTCGCGCATGACGGCGAGACGGTCGCGGTCCGGCCGGACGGGCACGTGGTCCTGGCCGCGGCGCCGCCCGGCGAGCCGCTCGTCCTCCTCGACGTCGACGCGGGCCGGCTCGCCGCCGCGCGGGACGGAAATCCCACCGCCCGGCGCCTGCGCGTCGGCGGCGCCCCCACACAAGACCCTGCCTTCCAAGGAGAAACGCCATGGCAGAACTGA